A single Sphingopyxis chilensis DNA region contains:
- a CDS encoding PH domain-containing protein, whose protein sequence is MTDTPAAHPTDPLDAEAINAVEGLHAVDPAYAKVLRIATALNLIPLAIGASVFDALLIRHIEGPYGLITALAWLIAAVTIVSFPSRRVSRWGYKIGEGQLRVARGWLFRTDTIVPFVRVQHIDVGQGPIERWFGLSHLIVHTSGTHNSTVTLPGLPSDLAAAMRETIRRHIQTDFA, encoded by the coding sequence ATGACCGACACGCCCGCTGCGCATCCGACCGATCCCCTTGACGCCGAGGCGATCAACGCCGTCGAGGGATTGCACGCGGTCGATCCGGCCTATGCAAAGGTGCTGCGCATCGCGACCGCGCTCAACCTGATCCCCCTCGCAATCGGCGCGAGCGTCTTCGACGCGCTGCTGATCCGTCATATCGAGGGGCCCTACGGGTTGATCACCGCGCTGGCCTGGCTGATTGCGGCCGTCACGATCGTCAGTTTCCCGTCGAGGCGTGTGTCGCGCTGGGGTTACAAGATCGGCGAAGGGCAGCTGCGCGTCGCGCGCGGCTGGCTGTTCCGCACCGACACGATCGTGCCCTTCGTGCGCGTCCAGCATATCGACGTCGGACAGGGCCCGATCGAACGCTGGTTCGGCCTGTCACACCTGATCGTCCACACCTCGGGTACGCACAACAGCACGGTCACGCTGCCGGGATTGCCCAGCGACCTCGCCGCGGCAATGCGCGAGACGATCCGCCGCCATATCCAGACCGACTTCGCGTGA
- a CDS encoding alkyl/aryl-sulfatase → MRRLTALLLAGCLPFTVTAQDAASDATRTAQVELAKRLPLDDPRDEANATRGKIAEIPGGLIQAADGKVVWDRRPYAFLDVKEAPDTVNPSLWRQARLNRVHGLFEVVPGKIWQIRGYDLSVMTIIRGRTGWIVVDPLLSEEAAAAGWKLFADTVEAKSGKRPIKAVIFSHSHSDHFGGVGGIVTPERVEAENIRIIAPHGFSEEATSENVLAGGAMGRRALYMFGAILAPGPTGQVDTGLGPKLSSGTIGYMEPTESVGEKGGTLTIDGLVFDFLDAGGTEAPSEFVFYIPAYKALHTTEVVTHNLHNILTLRGAQVRDALRWSKVIDAMLLKWGGKAEVAMASHHWPTWGAGEVSSLLANQRDAYRYVHDRTLFLANRGATLHELADQTAEAPVQAADFSTRGYYGTLNHDMKATYQRYFGWWDGNPANFNPLPPEQSAPKYVALAGGADKLLAAGREALKAGDYRWAAELLNKLVFAEPDNRDARAALASAYDQLGYQAESGAWRNYYLAGAASLRGNAVEAATGNGQSRSFVSAIPTGVFFDALATRFDAAKGSAVKGIFQFVLPDSQETVSVVVGGGVEFPRYGVTDPAPTATITIDRNILDEAMMGRAQFPALIQSGAIRIDGDRQAFLSWFALHPPADPRFNVVVP, encoded by the coding sequence ATGCGCCGACTGACCGCCCTGCTGCTTGCTGGCTGCCTGCCCTTTACCGTAACCGCCCAGGACGCCGCGAGCGACGCTACGCGGACCGCGCAGGTCGAACTGGCGAAGCGCCTGCCGCTTGATGACCCGCGCGACGAGGCCAATGCGACGCGCGGCAAGATTGCCGAGATTCCCGGCGGACTGATCCAGGCGGCCGACGGCAAGGTCGTGTGGGATCGGCGGCCCTATGCCTTCCTCGACGTCAAGGAGGCTCCCGATACGGTCAATCCGTCGCTCTGGCGGCAGGCGCGGCTCAACAGGGTCCACGGGCTGTTTGAGGTGGTGCCGGGCAAAATCTGGCAAATCCGCGGCTATGATCTCTCGGTCATGACGATCATCCGCGGCAGGACCGGCTGGATCGTCGTCGATCCGCTCTTGTCCGAAGAAGCGGCGGCAGCCGGATGGAAGCTGTTCGCCGATACGGTCGAAGCCAAATCGGGCAAGCGGCCGATCAAGGCGGTGATTTTTTCGCATAGCCACAGCGACCATTTCGGCGGCGTCGGGGGGATCGTGACGCCCGAACGCGTCGAGGCGGAGAATATCCGTATCATCGCGCCGCACGGTTTTTCGGAGGAAGCGACGTCGGAGAATGTCCTCGCGGGCGGCGCGATGGGGCGGCGCGCGCTCTATATGTTCGGCGCGATCCTCGCACCCGGCCCGACGGGCCAGGTCGACACGGGGCTGGGCCCGAAGCTGTCGTCGGGGACGATCGGCTATATGGAACCGACCGAAAGCGTGGGCGAAAAGGGAGGCACGCTGACGATCGACGGGCTGGTCTTCGACTTCCTCGACGCGGGCGGCACCGAGGCACCGTCGGAGTTTGTTTTTTACATCCCTGCATACAAGGCGCTGCACACGACCGAGGTCGTCACCCACAATCTGCACAATATCCTGACCTTGCGTGGGGCGCAGGTGCGCGACGCGCTGCGCTGGTCGAAGGTGATCGACGCGATGTTGCTCAAATGGGGCGGCAAGGCCGAGGTCGCGATGGCGTCGCATCATTGGCCCACATGGGGCGCGGGCGAAGTGTCGTCGCTCCTCGCCAACCAGCGCGACGCCTATCGCTATGTCCACGACCGCACGCTCTTCCTCGCGAACCGCGGCGCGACCTTGCACGAACTCGCCGACCAGACCGCCGAGGCGCCGGTGCAGGCGGCCGATTTTTCGACGCGCGGCTATTATGGCACACTCAACCACGACATGAAGGCGACCTATCAGCGCTATTTCGGCTGGTGGGACGGCAATCCGGCGAACTTCAACCCGTTGCCGCCCGAGCAATCGGCGCCCAAATATGTCGCGCTCGCGGGCGGAGCCGACAAGCTGCTCGCAGCGGGGCGCGAGGCGCTGAAGGCGGGCGATTATCGCTGGGCGGCCGAGCTTTTGAACAAGCTGGTTTTTGCCGAGCCCGATAACAGGGACGCGCGCGCGGCGCTCGCCTCTGCCTATGACCAGCTCGGCTATCAGGCCGAATCGGGGGCGTGGCGGAATTACTATCTCGCCGGGGCGGCCAGCCTGCGCGGCAACGCGGTCGAGGCAGCGACCGGCAATGGCCAGAGCCGCAGCTTTGTGAGCGCCATCCCCACCGGCGTCTTCTTCGACGCGCTCGCGACGCGCTTCGACGCTGCGAAGGGGAGCGCGGTCAAGGGCATTTTCCAGTTCGTCCTGCCCGACAGCCAGGAGACGGTATCGGTCGTCGTCGGCGGCGGGGTCGAATTCCCGCGTTACGGCGTCACCGACCCGGCCCCGACCGCGACGATCACGATCGACCGCAATATCCTCGACGAGGCGATGATGGGGCGCGCGCAATTTCCCGCGCTGATCCAGTCGGGCGCGATTCGTATCGACGGCGACAGACAAGCTTTCCTGTCGTGGTTCGCGCTCCATCCGCCGGCCGATCCGCGCTTCAATGTGGTTGTGCCATAG
- a CDS encoding PH domain-containing protein, with product MNDAAAIAAPEGEARWQRLHPATLALAVAALGPKSLNVLPAVAALGFTGNWIWIVPAVGAFLLISLLAAWFQWLRFRFLVGDDEVVIESGVLARQHRTIPFDRIQDVSIEQGLVSRALGIAKVGFETGAGGKENDASLNAIALDAAQVLRTTIRAHRSGEMMAEAAAGAPAAAPAQEDRLLFAMGPSRLLTAGLFNFSLAALAVVGAAMQFFDGLFPFDFNIFNPMDWIDIAEDYGLDQWLLAHRWVAAAGGVLSLLLIGFASGIATMFFANWDFRLTREPRALRRTRGLTTRTDVAVPVKRVQAAILITGWFRRRFGWHELRLQSLASDGEKERDHQVVPFGKLDEIDPVLDEILIARPGMDATWQHSHRVVALGGLVGAVCAAAGGLVAVSFGQPLGWLGPVAGFLIGTGSLLGARFHRWTELGEQVVIRRGMWKPKTTLLPHASVQSVDLKSDFILRPLGLATLVFGVPGGSSLATHEIPAIPAATARELRHRILAAKARR from the coding sequence GTGAACGACGCCGCCGCCATCGCCGCGCCGGAGGGCGAGGCCCGCTGGCAGCGGCTGCACCCTGCGACGCTGGCGCTCGCGGTCGCGGCGCTCGGCCCGAAATCGCTCAACGTTCTGCCTGCGGTCGCCGCGCTCGGCTTTACGGGCAACTGGATATGGATCGTCCCGGCGGTCGGCGCTTTCCTCCTGATCTCGCTACTCGCCGCGTGGTTCCAATGGCTGCGCTTTCGCTTCCTCGTCGGCGACGACGAAGTGGTGATCGAAAGCGGCGTCCTTGCGCGCCAGCACCGCACCATTCCCTTCGACCGGATCCAGGACGTCAGCATCGAACAGGGGCTGGTCTCGCGCGCGCTGGGCATCGCCAAGGTCGGTTTCGAAACCGGCGCGGGAGGCAAGGAGAATGACGCGAGCCTCAATGCGATCGCGCTCGATGCCGCACAGGTGCTGCGCACGACGATCCGCGCGCATCGCAGCGGCGAGATGATGGCGGAGGCGGCGGCCGGCGCGCCCGCCGCCGCGCCTGCGCAGGAGGACCGGTTGCTCTTCGCCATGGGGCCGAGCCGGCTGCTGACCGCGGGACTGTTCAACTTCTCGCTCGCCGCGCTGGCCGTGGTCGGCGCCGCGATGCAGTTTTTCGACGGTTTGTTTCCGTTCGATTTCAACATCTTCAACCCGATGGACTGGATCGACATTGCGGAGGATTATGGCCTCGACCAATGGCTGCTCGCGCATCGCTGGGTCGCCGCGGCCGGCGGCGTCCTGTCGCTGCTCCTCATCGGTTTCGCGAGCGGGATCGCGACCATGTTTTTCGCCAACTGGGATTTCCGTCTGACGCGCGAGCCGCGCGCGCTGCGCCGCACCCGCGGCCTCACGACGCGAACCGACGTGGCGGTGCCGGTCAAGCGCGTGCAGGCGGCGATTCTCATCACCGGCTGGTTCCGCCGCCGCTTCGGCTGGCACGAATTGCGGCTGCAGAGCCTCGCGAGCGACGGCGAGAAAGAACGCGACCATCAGGTCGTCCCTTTCGGCAAGCTGGACGAGATCGACCCGGTGCTGGACGAGATACTGATCGCGCGGCCGGGCATGGACGCGACATGGCAGCATAGCCACCGAGTCGTCGCCCTCGGCGGGCTGGTCGGCGCGGTGTGCGCCGCAGCGGGCGGCCTTGTCGCGGTGTCGTTCGGACAGCCGCTTGGCTGGCTCGGTCCGGTCGCGGGGTTCCTGATCGGAACCGGGTCGCTGCTGGGCGCGCGCTTCCACCGCTGGACCGAACTCGGCGAGCAAGTCGTGATCCGCCGCGGCATGTGGAAGCCCAAGACGACGCTGCTGCCGCACGCATCGGTGCAGAGCGTCGATCTCAAGAGCGACTTCATCCTCCGCCCGCTTGGCCTTGCGACGCTCGTTTTCGGCGTGCCGGGCGGCAGCTCGCTTGCCACGCACGAAATCCCGGCGATCCCGGCGGCGACCGCGCGCGAATTGCGGCACCGTATCCTCGCAGCGAAGGCACGCCGATGA
- a CDS encoding flavodoxin family protein, translating to MTDAPFLLIVWHSRTGGSEALARAAAEGAATARLVAASDVTPGDLLAAGGYLFIGPENLAALSGAMKEMFDRCYYPCLGKLEGRPYATIICAGSDGENAQRQLDRVATGWRLKRVAEPVIVNTAAQTPEAILAPKTIAPDRLAEARDIGAALAEGLAAGIF from the coding sequence ATGACCGATGCACCGTTCCTGCTGATCGTCTGGCACAGCCGCACCGGCGGCAGCGAGGCGCTCGCCCGCGCCGCTGCCGAAGGCGCCGCGACGGCACGGCTGGTCGCGGCGAGCGACGTCACCCCGGGCGATCTGCTTGCGGCGGGCGGCTATCTCTTCATCGGTCCCGAAAATCTCGCCGCGCTGTCGGGCGCGATGAAGGAGATGTTCGACCGCTGCTATTACCCCTGCCTCGGCAAGCTCGAGGGCCGCCCCTATGCGACGATCATCTGCGCCGGGTCCGACGGCGAGAATGCCCAGCGCCAGCTCGACCGCGTCGCCACCGGCTGGCGGCTCAAGCGCGTCGCCGAGCCGGTGATCGTCAATACGGCGGCGCAGACCCCCGAAGCCATCCTCGCGCCGAAAACCATCGCGCCGGACCGCTTGGCCGAAGCGCGCGACATCGGCGCCGCGCTCGCGGAAGGGCTTGCCGCCGGCATCTTCTGA
- a CDS encoding aspartyl protease family protein, producing MTHATRWSVPLTLLLAAPALTAATPAPNDPAPAPAATPVPPGELIAPPVTVVPFVQPFDLDATRRMSVKVMVGGEGPFSFLVDTGAERTVIARELAERLALVEGGKLKLATIGGSAVVPSFRVAALRMSDLHLAPVDAPAFFGRHIGAAGLIGVDMLEERRVLIDFRKETMEILETRKRARPIIRDDDAIVVTARNSAGRLILSDARLDGKRIDVIVDTGAQTSVGNLALQKLVAAKRANRLPFLPTTLGAVTGEAVPAVRTAIRRIVINGMDVNDLPVSFADSQAFRALGLVERPALLLGMDSLSLFDRVEIDFPNKRVVFDLPEGASRDMGRRFAANGLRVGG from the coding sequence ATGACCCATGCAACCAGGTGGTCCGTCCCATTGACGCTGCTGCTCGCCGCTCCCGCGCTGACCGCCGCGACGCCCGCGCCGAACGATCCCGCACCCGCGCCTGCCGCGACGCCGGTGCCGCCGGGCGAGCTGATCGCCCCGCCGGTCACGGTCGTTCCCTTCGTCCAGCCTTTCGACCTCGACGCGACACGGCGCATGTCGGTGAAGGTCATGGTCGGCGGCGAAGGCCCTTTTTCCTTCCTCGTCGATACCGGCGCCGAGCGCACGGTGATCGCGCGCGAGCTTGCCGAACGGCTGGCCCTGGTCGAAGGCGGCAAGCTCAAGCTCGCGACGATCGGCGGATCGGCGGTGGTGCCAAGCTTCCGCGTCGCCGCGCTGCGGATGTCCGACCTGCACCTCGCACCGGTCGATGCCCCCGCCTTTTTCGGCCGGCACATCGGCGCCGCGGGGCTGATCGGCGTCGACATGCTCGAGGAGCGACGGGTGCTGATCGATTTCCGCAAGGAGACGATGGAGATATTGGAAACGCGCAAGCGCGCGCGCCCGATCATCCGCGACGATGATGCGATCGTCGTCACCGCGCGCAATTCGGCGGGGCGGCTGATCCTGTCCGACGCGCGGCTCGACGGCAAGCGCATCGATGTCATCGTCGATACCGGCGCCCAGACCAGCGTCGGCAATCTCGCGCTGCAGAAACTCGTCGCCGCGAAGCGCGCGAACCGCCTGCCCTTCCTGCCGACCACGCTCGGTGCGGTGACCGGCGAGGCGGTCCCGGCGGTGCGCACCGCGATCCGGCGCATCGTGATCAACGGCATGGACGTCAATGATCTGCCGGTGAGCTTTGCCGACAGCCAGGCGTTCCGCGCGCTGGGTCTTGTCGAGCGACCGGCGCTGCTGCTGGGCATGGACAGCCTGTCGCTGTTCGACCGCGTCGAAATCGATTTTCCGAACAAGCGTGTCGTTTTCGACCTGCCCGAAGGCGCCAGCCGCGACATGGGGCGGCGCTTTGCCGCCAATGGCCTCCGCGTCGGCGGTTAG
- a CDS encoding ligase-associated DNA damage response DEXH box helicase encodes MPLPAPFADWFAARGWRLRRHQADMLGAGERGEHALLVAATGAGKTLSGFLPSLVDLAQHPSDRLHTLYVSPLKALAADVERNLLGPIAEMELGISVESRSGDTSSDRKARQRSRPPNILLTTPESLSLLLSYPDSFTMFAHLKTVVIDEIHAFAPGKRGDLLSLAMARLQTIAPGLRRVGLSATIADPVQYAGWLAPDADAGTVTLVEGEAGAEPDIEILLPEGAVPWAGHSGRWAVHQVMEVIAKNRTTIIFCNTRGLAELIFQELWKVNDLSLPIAIHHGSLDREARQRAEAAMAEGRLRALVATASLDLGLDWGDVDCVIQMGAPKGSSRLLQRIGRANHRLDEPSRALIVPGNRFEYLEAQAALDAVGAGERDADRFRPGALDVLAQHVMALACAAPFDEGELLAEIRTAASYRWIDAPTFARLLGFVRDGGYALKSYDRFRRLAPDGPGRWRIAHPRLAAQHRLNAGIIVEAPMADVRFRNGRRLGKVEEYFASTLTPGDTFAFAGLSLEVEAIRDTDLIVRATTRPARIPSYMGARLAISTRLADRVRTFLADPASWQRFPEDVRFWLEMQALRSALPRPGELLVETFPHEGHHYLVCYPFEGWNAHQSLGMLITKRMERAGLQPLGFVASDYAIAIWSLRPVTHPQNLFDSEILSEEFVEWVERSHLLKRAFREVAVIGGLIERQHPGKRKTGKQVTFSTDLIFDVLRKYEPDHLLLEAAWADARERLTDVTRLGDLLDRAAGTMLHQKLDRISPLAIPVLVLIGRENVAASDLDDMLLGELADALAEQAMHVDPHQ; translated from the coding sequence ATGCCGCTCCCCGCTCCCTTCGCCGATTGGTTCGCCGCGCGCGGGTGGCGGCTGCGGCGGCATCAGGCCGATATGCTCGGCGCGGGCGAAAGGGGCGAGCATGCCCTGCTGGTCGCGGCGACGGGGGCGGGCAAGACCTTGTCGGGGTTTCTGCCGAGCCTCGTCGACCTCGCGCAGCACCCGTCGGACCGGCTCCACACGCTCTATGTGTCGCCGCTGAAAGCCCTCGCCGCCGACGTCGAGCGCAACCTCCTCGGCCCGATCGCCGAAATGGAACTCGGCATCAGCGTCGAAAGCCGCAGCGGCGATACATCGTCGGACAGGAAGGCGCGCCAGCGCAGCCGGCCGCCGAACATCCTGCTGACGACGCCCGAATCGCTGTCGCTGCTGCTGTCCTATCCCGACAGCTTCACCATGTTCGCGCATTTGAAGACGGTGGTGATCGACGAGATCCACGCCTTTGCGCCGGGCAAGCGCGGCGATTTGCTGAGCCTCGCGATGGCGCGGCTCCAGACGATCGCGCCGGGGCTGCGCCGCGTCGGCCTGTCGGCGACGATCGCCGATCCGGTGCAATATGCCGGCTGGCTCGCGCCCGATGCCGATGCCGGCACGGTAACGCTCGTCGAGGGCGAGGCGGGCGCCGAGCCCGACATCGAGATATTGCTCCCCGAAGGCGCGGTGCCGTGGGCGGGGCATTCGGGGCGGTGGGCGGTGCATCAGGTGATGGAGGTCATCGCCAAGAACCGCACGACGATCATCTTCTGCAACACGCGCGGGCTTGCCGAGTTGATCTTTCAGGAATTGTGGAAGGTCAACGACCTGTCGCTGCCGATCGCGATCCATCACGGCAGCCTCGACCGCGAGGCGCGCCAACGGGCCGAAGCGGCGATGGCCGAAGGGCGGCTGCGCGCGCTCGTCGCGACCGCGAGCCTCGACCTGGGGCTCGACTGGGGCGACGTCGACTGCGTGATCCAGATGGGGGCTCCCAAGGGAAGCTCACGGCTGCTGCAGCGTATCGGGCGCGCCAACCACCGGCTCGACGAACCGAGCCGGGCGCTGATCGTGCCCGGAAACCGCTTCGAATATCTGGAAGCGCAGGCCGCATTGGACGCCGTGGGCGCGGGCGAGCGCGACGCCGACCGCTTCCGGCCCGGCGCGCTCGACGTGCTCGCGCAACATGTGATGGCGCTCGCCTGCGCGGCGCCGTTCGACGAGGGCGAGCTGCTCGCCGAGATCCGCACCGCGGCGTCCTACCGCTGGATCGACGCCCCGACCTTCGCGCGGCTTCTGGGTTTCGTGCGCGATGGTGGCTACGCACTCAAAAGCTACGACCGTTTCCGCCGCCTCGCCCCTGACGGGCCGGGACGCTGGCGCATCGCACACCCCCGGTTGGCTGCCCAGCACCGGCTCAACGCCGGGATCATCGTCGAAGCGCCGATGGCCGACGTGCGCTTCAGGAACGGCCGGCGGCTCGGCAAGGTCGAGGAATATTTCGCGAGCACGCTGACCCCCGGCGACACCTTCGCCTTCGCCGGCCTCAGCCTAGAGGTCGAGGCGATCCGCGACACCGATCTGATCGTGCGCGCGACGACGCGTCCCGCACGCATCCCGAGCTATATGGGCGCACGGCTCGCGATATCGACTCGGCTGGCCGACCGGGTGCGGACCTTCCTCGCCGATCCCGCAAGCTGGCAGCGGTTTCCCGAAGATGTGCGCTTCTGGCTCGAGATGCAGGCGCTGCGCTCGGCGCTGCCGCGACCGGGCGAGCTGCTCGTCGAGACCTTCCCGCACGAAGGCCATCACTATCTCGTCTGCTATCCGTTCGAGGGATGGAACGCGCACCAGTCGCTCGGCATGCTGATCACCAAGAGGATGGAACGCGCCGGGCTGCAGCCGCTCGGTTTCGTCGCTTCCGACTATGCGATCGCGATCTGGTCGCTGCGTCCCGTCACGCACCCTCAAAATCTGTTCGACTCCGAGATATTGTCAGAAGAATTCGTCGAATGGGTCGAGCGATCGCACCTGTTGAAACGCGCGTTCCGCGAGGTCGCGGTGATCGGCGGGCTGATCGAGCGCCAGCATCCGGGCAAACGCAAGACGGGCAAGCAGGTGACCTTTTCGACCGACCTGATCTTTGACGTCCTCCGCAAATATGAGCCCGACCACCTGCTCCTCGAAGCCGCCTGGGCCGACGCGCGCGAGCGGCTGACCGATGTCACGCGGCTCGGCGACCTGCTCGACCGCGCCGCGGGGACGATGCTGCATCAAAAGCTCGACCGGATCAGCCCGCTCGCCATCCCCGTGCTGGTGCTGATCGGGCGCGAGAATGTCGCGGCGTCCGACCTCGACGACATGCTGCTCGGCGAACTGGCTGACGCATTGGCGGAACAGGCGATGCACGTTGACCCGCATCAATAG
- the recJ gene encoding single-stranded-DNA-specific exonuclease RecJ, which translates to MSDAALGITRSIIGQPWHWRRASADMAAENLAPDDLVTQLLLARGVTRDDLDRQRAPTLRGFMPDPSLFRDMDAAAARLADAVERQEAVTIFGDYDVDGATSAALLVRLLRGLGLPVGAYIPDRLMEGYGPSGAALVKIGEAGSKLVVTVDCGAQAFDAIAEAKAAGVEVIVVDHHQCATTLPAALALVNPNRLDEDADAAIHGNLAAVGVAFLLGAALLRTLRMRGFFANRDEPALIELLDLVALGTVADVARLTGFNRALVTQGLKVMARRGNVGLAALMDAARLTKPPSASDMGFALGPRINAGGRVGKSDLGVRLLTTSDPQEAAEIALELNRLNEERRAIEAAVLEQAIEASAACGNAPVAIVAGQGWHPGVIGIVAGRLKERLHRPAIVIAVDEDGTGKGSGRSISGVDLGAAILAAKESGLLVAGGGHAMAAGLTVAAGKVDALGAFLNDRLAADVERASGDKSLLIDAVLAPRGINPLWCDAIESAGPYGAGWPAPRVATGPVRIVESGIVGTDHVRLIVAGDDGARFKAVAFRSAETELGQALLHARGRKLWLAGRAKRDDWGSRPVAELHLEDAAWAD; encoded by the coding sequence ATGAGCGACGCAGCCCTCGGCATCACGCGTTCGATCATCGGCCAACCATGGCATTGGCGGCGCGCAAGCGCCGACATGGCCGCCGAAAACCTCGCCCCCGACGACCTCGTTACGCAATTGCTGCTCGCGCGCGGGGTAACGCGCGACGACCTCGACCGCCAGCGCGCGCCGACCCTGCGCGGCTTCATGCCCGACCCGTCGCTGTTCCGCGACATGGACGCCGCCGCCGCGCGGCTCGCCGATGCGGTCGAGCGGCAGGAAGCGGTGACGATCTTCGGCGATTACGATGTCGACGGCGCAACCTCGGCGGCGCTGCTCGTGCGGCTGCTGCGCGGGCTCGGCCTGCCCGTCGGCGCCTATATCCCCGACCGTCTGATGGAAGGCTACGGCCCTTCGGGCGCGGCTCTCGTCAAGATCGGCGAGGCGGGGTCGAAGCTCGTTGTCACGGTCGACTGCGGCGCGCAGGCATTCGACGCGATCGCCGAGGCCAAGGCGGCGGGGGTCGAGGTGATCGTCGTCGATCATCACCAATGCGCGACGACGCTGCCCGCGGCGCTCGCGCTCGTAAATCCCAACCGGCTCGACGAGGACGCCGATGCGGCGATCCATGGCAATCTCGCCGCGGTGGGGGTCGCCTTCCTGCTCGGCGCCGCGCTGCTCCGCACCTTGCGGATGCGCGGCTTTTTCGCGAACCGCGACGAGCCCGCGCTGATCGAGCTGCTCGACCTCGTCGCGCTCGGCACCGTCGCCGACGTCGCGCGGCTGACCGGCTTCAACCGCGCGCTGGTGACGCAAGGTCTGAAGGTGATGGCGCGGCGCGGCAATGTCGGCCTCGCCGCGCTGATGGACGCCGCGCGGCTGACCAAGCCGCCGAGCGCGAGCGACATGGGTTTCGCATTGGGTCCGCGGATCAACGCCGGCGGGCGCGTCGGAAAGTCCGACCTCGGCGTGCGGCTGCTCACCACGTCGGACCCGCAGGAAGCCGCCGAAATCGCGCTCGAACTCAACCGGCTGAACGAGGAGCGGCGCGCGATCGAGGCCGCGGTTCTCGAACAGGCGATCGAGGCGAGCGCGGCGTGCGGCAATGCGCCGGTCGCGATCGTCGCCGGACAGGGTTGGCACCCTGGCGTGATTGGTATCGTCGCCGGACGTCTCAAGGAACGGCTGCATCGCCCGGCCATCGTTATCGCGGTGGACGAGGATGGCACCGGCAAGGGATCGGGGCGCTCGATCAGCGGGGTCGATCTCGGCGCCGCGATCCTCGCCGCGAAGGAAAGCGGCCTGCTCGTCGCGGGCGGGGGCCATGCGATGGCGGCGGGCCTCACGGTCGCCGCCGGCAAGGTCGATGCGCTCGGTGCCTTCCTCAACGACCGCCTCGCCGCCGATGTCGAGCGGGCGAGCGGCGACAAGTCGCTGCTGATCGACGCGGTGCTCGCGCCGCGCGGCATCAATCCGCTGTGGTGCGACGCGATCGAAAGCGCGGGGCCCTATGGCGCGGGCTGGCCCGCGCCGCGCGTCGCGACGGGGCCGGTGCGAATCGTCGAATCGGGCATCGTCGGTACCGACCATGTCCGCCTCATCGTCGCGGGCGACGATGGCGCGCGCTTCAAGGCGGTCGCATTCCGCAGCGCCGAAACCGAACTGGGGCAGGCGCTGCTCCACGCGCGCGGGCGCAAATTGTGGCTCGCGGGCCGCGCAAAACGCGATGATTGGGGCAGCCGCCCCGTCGCGGAACTCCATCTCGAGGATGCAGCGTGGGCCGACTAG